The stretch of DNA CTCGATTTGAAGACAGGTAGCGATAATATATTAAAACCCTTGCAAGACAGTGGGGTAAAACTGCTGCCTAATACAGCGGGCGCTCGTAATGCCAAAGAGGCCATTTTTGCGGCGCATTTATCCCGTGAAATGTTAGGCACTCACTGGATCAAACTTGAGATCCATCCAGATCCAAAATATTTGATGCCAGATCCCATCGAAACCTTAGCTGCGGCGCGTATTTTATGCGAGCAAGGCTATGTGGTATTACCTTATGTGCATGCCGATCCTGTCTTATGTCGACGTTTAGAAGAGGTGGGCTGCGCTGCTGTGATGCCACTTGGCAGTCCTATTGGTTCAAATCAAGGCTTAGCCACAGAGCCATTTCTTAAAATGATTATTGAGCAGTCTAATGTGCCAGTGGTGATTGATGCAGGAATTGGCGCGCCGTCGCAAGCGACAAGAGCGATGGAACTGGGCGCGGACGCCGTATTGGTTAACACCGCAATTGCCAGTAGTGCCGATCCTGTTGCCATGAGCCGCTGTTTTGCTCAGGCAGTAGAGACTGGCAGAACGGCTTATTTGGCTGGGCTTGGTCGTGAGAGTAAGCATGCAAATAGCACTAGCCCCCTCACAGGTTTTTTAAATGTTTAATGCTATCTGGCCTGAGCATAATCAAAAGGCGATTTTATGAGCTTTGTCGATGAATTTAAAAAGTTGTCCCGCAGTGAGCTACAAATGTCGCTATATTCGACGACGAAGCAAGAGGTTGAACGCGCGTTACAAAGCCCGGCTGGCGATCTCAATAGTTTGCTCGCATTGCTGTCACCTGCTGCTGAACATTATCTTGAAGAGATGGCGCAGCGCTCTGCTGCGCTGACTCGGCAGCGTTTTGGTGCCAGTCTCGGGATGTATATCCCGCTGTATCTTTCAAATCTATGCGCTAACGAATGTGATTACTGTGGTTTTACCATGAGTAATAAGCTTAAACGCAAAACGCTATCGGAAACTGAACTGCTTAAAGAGATGTCTTTAGTCAAACAGATGGGTTACGACGCGATTCTTTTAGTGTCGGGTGAGCACGACACTAAAGTTGGTTTACCCTATTTTAAGCAGATGTTGCCGCTGGTAAAGCAGCATTTTAGCCATGTTGCCATGGAAGTTCAGCCGTTGGATAAGAGCGACTACGAGTCGTTGATAGAAGATGGTCTAGATGCTGTTATGCTCTATCAAGAAACCTATAATCCCGTGACGTATGCTAAGCACCACACGCGTGGTAAAAAGAAAGACTTTAGTCATCGTTTAGAATCACCAGAACGAGTAGCGCAAGCAGGGGTTGATAAGATAGGTTTAGGCGTATTACTGGGCCTTGATGATTGGCGTTTGGATGCATTGTTGATGGGACATCATCTGGCTTATTTGGAGAAGCATTACTGGCGCAGTCGTTATAGTATTTCTCTGCCACGCTTAAGACCTTGTACTGGTGGCGTTTCACCTAAAGTTGAGTTAACGGATGCAGGCTTAGTGCAAATGATCTGTGCGTTCAGATTATTTAATCAGCAACTTGAAATAAGCTTATCTACCCGTGAAACCCCCGCGCTGAGAGATAATCTATTTGCATTGGGTGTGACTAATGTGAGCGCCGGCAGTTCAACACAACCTGGCGGTTACGATGAGCCAAATTCGCAGTTAGATCAATTTGAGATCAGTGATGATCGTAGCCCACAACAAGTGGCTGCTGCAATGAATGCGCGAGGCTTCAATCCGGTGTGGAAAGATTGGGAAATGGGCTGGTAAAGAGGCATTTATTAGTGTTTTTTATGCGAGTATTGAGGGGGGGAGTAGCTTTTTAAACACTAGGC from Shewanella sp. Choline-02u-19 encodes:
- the thiH gene encoding 2-iminoacetate synthase ThiH is translated as MSFVDEFKKLSRSELQMSLYSTTKQEVERALQSPAGDLNSLLALLSPAAEHYLEEMAQRSAALTRQRFGASLGMYIPLYLSNLCANECDYCGFTMSNKLKRKTLSETELLKEMSLVKQMGYDAILLVSGEHDTKVGLPYFKQMLPLVKQHFSHVAMEVQPLDKSDYESLIEDGLDAVMLYQETYNPVTYAKHHTRGKKKDFSHRLESPERVAQAGVDKIGLGVLLGLDDWRLDALLMGHHLAYLEKHYWRSRYSISLPRLRPCTGGVSPKVELTDAGLVQMICAFRLFNQQLEISLSTRETPALRDNLFALGVTNVSAGSSTQPGGYDEPNSQLDQFEISDDRSPQQVAAAMNARGFNPVWKDWEMGW
- a CDS encoding thiazole synthase — encoded protein: MLRIGDTEFSSRLFTGTGKFSHASDMLAAVSASQSQLVTLAVKRLDLKTGSDNILKPLQDSGVKLLPNTAGARNAKEAIFAAHLSREMLGTHWIKLEIHPDPKYLMPDPIETLAAARILCEQGYVVLPYVHADPVLCRRLEEVGCAAVMPLGSPIGSNQGLATEPFLKMIIEQSNVPVVIDAGIGAPSQATRAMELGADAVLVNTAIASSADPVAMSRCFAQAVETGRTAYLAGLGRESKHANSTSPLTGFLNV